One window of Stenotrophomonas indicatrix genomic DNA carries:
- the rpoN gene encoding RNA polymerase factor sigma-54 encodes MKASLSAQLGQQLHLTPQLLQSIRLLQLDGLHLEQEIQRLLESNPLLEIEDAEAPAAEATDAASTTLDTAAFDELPESSMWEVSGANWQDGDDDRMARIAAGESSDPQLRVLQRLALDLDERELAVAAFWLEHCDDAGYLQAPLAQLHLLASAQFDIDADGVEAIRQHLLQGEPAGMAAQDLRESLLAQLCSLHGVVPARHLAARILEGALDALAAHDYPALARQHDAEIEDVREAVRLILSLQPRPGDSLLPERNAVVVPDVVAWHADEQWKVALNPATSRRVSINSQYEQALADSGEAAPALREMLQEARWFSRGLSMRYDTLLRTARVIVERQAAFLVRGEEAMAPLTLKEVAEEIGMHESTVSRITTGKYLQTPRGTFELKHFFAVRLEGASVSGQAVKAMVRRLIDAEPAGRPLADEAIAGLLSRQGVNIARRTVAKYREQLDIAPARERRRVNARQPQLARVG; translated from the coding sequence ATGAAGGCTTCACTTTCGGCCCAGCTGGGCCAACAGCTTCACCTCACCCCGCAGTTGCTGCAGTCGATCCGGCTGCTGCAGCTCGACGGCCTGCACCTGGAGCAGGAAATCCAGCGGCTGCTGGAATCCAATCCGCTGCTGGAAATCGAAGACGCCGAAGCGCCCGCTGCTGAAGCCACCGATGCAGCCAGCACCACGCTGGATACGGCCGCCTTCGACGAACTGCCCGAATCCTCGATGTGGGAGGTGTCCGGCGCCAACTGGCAGGACGGCGACGACGATCGCATGGCGCGCATCGCCGCTGGCGAATCGAGCGACCCGCAGTTGCGCGTGCTGCAGCGCCTGGCGCTGGACCTGGACGAGCGCGAACTGGCCGTGGCCGCCTTCTGGCTGGAACACTGCGACGATGCCGGCTACCTGCAGGCACCGCTGGCGCAGCTGCACCTGCTGGCCAGCGCGCAGTTCGATATCGATGCCGACGGCGTTGAAGCCATCCGCCAGCACCTGCTGCAGGGCGAGCCGGCCGGCATGGCGGCGCAGGATCTGCGCGAATCGCTGCTCGCCCAGCTATGCAGCCTGCACGGCGTGGTGCCGGCCCGGCATCTGGCCGCGCGCATTCTGGAAGGTGCGCTCGATGCCTTGGCCGCGCACGACTACCCCGCCCTCGCCCGCCAGCACGATGCCGAGATCGAGGACGTGCGCGAGGCCGTTCGCCTGATCCTGTCGCTGCAGCCGCGCCCGGGCGACAGCCTGCTGCCCGAGCGCAATGCGGTGGTGGTACCGGACGTGGTCGCCTGGCACGCCGATGAACAATGGAAGGTGGCGCTGAACCCGGCCACCAGCCGCCGGGTGTCGATCAACAGCCAGTACGAACAGGCTCTGGCCGACAGCGGCGAGGCGGCCCCGGCACTGCGCGAGATGCTGCAGGAAGCGCGCTGGTTCAGCCGCGGCCTGTCGATGCGCTACGACACCCTGCTGCGCACCGCGCGGGTGATCGTCGAGCGCCAGGCGGCCTTCCTGGTCCGTGGCGAGGAAGCCATGGCACCGCTGACCCTGAAGGAAGTGGCCGAGGAAATCGGCATGCACGAATCCACCGTTTCGCGCATCACCACCGGCAAGTACCTGCAGACCCCGCGCGGCACCTTCGAGCTCAAGCACTTCTTCGCCGTGCGTCTGGAAGGGGCCAGCGTGTCCGGCCAGGCGGTCAAGGCCATGGTCCGCCGCCTGATCGACGCCGAGCCCGCAGGACGCCCGCTGGCGGACGAGGCCATCGCAGGCCTGCTGTCCCGCCAGGGGGTGAACATTGCCCGTCGAACCGTCGCAAAATACCGCGAACAACTGGATATCGCCCCGGCCCGCGAACGGCGCCGGGTCAACGCCAGGCAACCGCAGCTGGCCCGGGTGGGCTGA
- a CDS encoding sigma-54 dependent transcriptional regulator, translating to MSESRILVLDNDAVRAERTVALLEFMDFNPRWVSDAADFDLARQRQNDWMAVIVGNLDDSAASTALYAWLGGSSLPPPVLLADGDATAFAQRHGLHEANIWPLEAPLRHAQMEALLRRASLKRLDAEHQAGAVQDQGPTGNGPAVSALRTMIEQVAAFDTTVLVLGESGTGKEVVSRSIHQRSPRRDGPFVAINCGAIPAELLESELFGHEKGAFTGALTARKGRFEMAEGGTLLLDEIGDMSLPMQVKLLRVLQERSFERVGGNQTIRCNVRVIAATHRDLESRIADGKFREDLFYRLNVFPIDVPALRERREDLPALVETIATQLARTGRGEVRFTPEALQALAGYEWPGNVRELTNLVERLAVLHPGGSVRVQDLPARYRGDAALAAVAVAAAPPVVASEERLDLRSFSFHTPGSGNQPSLEHGIAVNRAAAPAALPDDGLDLRNHMANIELGLINEALERTQGVVAHAAQLLGLRRTTLVEKLRKYGIEREPAELAS from the coding sequence GTGAGCGAATCGCGCATCCTGGTACTGGACAACGACGCAGTGCGTGCCGAGCGCACCGTCGCCTTGTTGGAATTCATGGACTTCAACCCGCGCTGGGTCTCCGACGCAGCCGATTTCGACCTGGCCCGCCAGCGCCAGAACGACTGGATGGCGGTGATCGTCGGCAACCTGGACGACAGTGCCGCCAGCACCGCGCTGTACGCGTGGCTGGGTGGCAGCAGTCTGCCGCCGCCGGTGCTGCTGGCCGACGGTGACGCCACCGCGTTCGCCCAGCGGCATGGCCTGCACGAAGCCAACATCTGGCCGCTGGAAGCGCCGCTGCGTCACGCACAGATGGAAGCCCTGCTGCGCCGCGCCAGCCTCAAGCGATTGGATGCCGAACACCAGGCCGGCGCCGTGCAGGACCAGGGCCCGACCGGCAACGGTCCGGCGGTCAGTGCACTGCGCACGATGATCGAACAGGTCGCCGCGTTCGACACCACCGTGCTGGTGCTGGGCGAATCGGGTACCGGCAAGGAAGTGGTATCGCGCAGCATCCACCAGCGCTCGCCGCGCCGCGATGGTCCGTTCGTGGCGATCAACTGCGGCGCGATTCCGGCGGAACTGCTGGAAAGCGAGCTGTTCGGCCATGAGAAGGGCGCCTTCACCGGCGCGCTGACCGCGCGCAAGGGCCGTTTCGAAATGGCCGAGGGCGGCACCCTGCTGCTCGATGAGATCGGCGACATGAGCCTGCCGATGCAGGTCAAGCTGCTGCGCGTGCTGCAGGAGCGCAGCTTCGAACGTGTTGGCGGCAACCAGACCATCCGCTGCAACGTGCGGGTGATTGCCGCGACCCATCGCGACCTGGAAAGCCGCATCGCCGATGGCAAGTTCCGCGAGGACCTGTTCTATCGCCTCAACGTGTTCCCGATCGACGTGCCGGCCCTGCGCGAACGTCGCGAAGACCTGCCGGCGCTGGTGGAAACCATCGCCACCCAGCTGGCCCGCACCGGCCGCGGCGAAGTGCGCTTCACCCCGGAAGCGCTGCAGGCGCTGGCCGGTTACGAGTGGCCGGGCAACGTGCGCGAACTGACCAACCTGGTCGAACGCCTGGCGGTGCTGCACCCGGGTGGCTCGGTGCGCGTGCAGGACCTGCCGGCACGCTATCGCGGCGATGCCGCGCTGGCCGCTGTCGCTGTCGCCGCAGCGCCGCCGGTGGTCGCCAGCGAAGAGCGCCTGGACCTGCGCAGCTTCTCGTTCCACACCCCGGGCAGCGGCAACCAGCCGTCGCTCGAGCATGGCATCGCCGTCAACCGCGCCGCAGCACCGGCCGCGTTGCCGGACGACGGCCTGGACCTGCGCAACCACATGGCCAACATCGAACTGGGCCTGATCAACGAAGCACTGGAGCGCACCCAGGGCGTGGTCGCCCACGCCGCCCAGCTGCTCGGCCTGCGCCGCACCACCCTGGTGGAAAAGCTGCGCAAGTACGGCATCGAACGCGAGCCGGCCGAACTGGCCAGCTGA
- the fliF gene encoding flagellar basal-body MS-ring/collar protein FliF: protein MALSLSKESLNAEKAGQWFDRLQSLQITRRLGLMAMIAVAVAAGLFVFFWSQKPGMVPLYTGLDQKATAEATDLLRAAQIPFQLDPATGGITVPEKNLHDARLKLAGSGLTDSGKLGFELMERDPGFGVSQFVENARYQHALETELSRTINTLRPVRDSRVHLAIPKPSAFTRQRDVASASVTLELRGGQQLERSQVDAIVHMVAAAIPDLAPERVTVVDQSGRMLSVSDPNSEAAVNAAQFEQVRRQETSFNQRIRELLEPMTGPGRVNPEVSVDMDFSVTEEARELYNGEPQKLRSEQMSENSSSTPGPQGVPGATSNSPPGQAAAPATAQAPTESSKNATRNYELDRTLQHTRQPAGRIKRVSVAVLVDNVPRAGANGKVAPQPLSAAELTRVEALVKQAVGFSAERGDTVSVMNAPFVRDTTPVEGPAWWELPWVHDAGRMLLGALVVMALLFGVLRPALRGITGQNRKNEELALEPHTADVQLVDDDGTPLPALGADRASLGGPEALALPVDSYEERLRMAREAVKTDSKRVAQVVKGWVAND from the coding sequence ATGGCCCTGTCGCTCTCCAAGGAATCCCTGAACGCCGAAAAGGCAGGCCAGTGGTTCGACCGGCTGCAAAGCCTGCAGATCACCCGTCGGCTCGGACTGATGGCGATGATCGCCGTGGCCGTGGCGGCAGGCCTGTTCGTGTTCTTCTGGTCGCAGAAGCCGGGCATGGTGCCGCTGTACACCGGCCTGGACCAGAAGGCCACCGCTGAAGCGACCGACCTGCTGCGTGCCGCACAGATTCCGTTCCAGCTGGATCCGGCCACCGGCGGCATCACCGTACCGGAGAAGAACCTGCACGATGCCCGCCTGAAACTGGCGGGCTCGGGCCTGACCGACAGCGGCAAGCTCGGCTTCGAGCTGATGGAGCGCGACCCTGGTTTTGGTGTCAGCCAGTTCGTGGAAAACGCGCGCTACCAGCACGCACTGGAAACCGAACTGTCGCGCACCATCAACACGCTGCGCCCGGTGCGCGATTCGCGCGTGCACCTGGCCATTCCCAAGCCCAGTGCGTTCACCCGCCAGCGTGATGTGGCCAGTGCCTCGGTCACCCTTGAACTGCGCGGCGGCCAGCAGCTGGAACGCAGCCAGGTTGATGCGATCGTGCACATGGTGGCTGCCGCCATTCCCGATCTGGCGCCGGAACGGGTCACCGTGGTCGACCAGAGCGGGCGCATGCTCAGCGTCAGTGACCCGAACAGCGAAGCGGCGGTCAACGCTGCCCAGTTCGAACAGGTGCGCCGCCAGGAAACCTCGTTCAACCAGCGCATCCGCGAACTGCTGGAACCGATGACCGGTCCCGGCCGGGTCAATCCGGAAGTCAGCGTGGACATGGACTTCTCGGTGACCGAAGAAGCGCGCGAGCTCTACAACGGCGAGCCGCAGAAGCTGCGCAGCGAGCAGATGAGCGAGAACAGCAGCAGCACGCCGGGCCCGCAGGGCGTACCGGGTGCCACCAGCAACAGCCCGCCGGGCCAGGCCGCTGCACCGGCCACCGCGCAGGCACCGACCGAAAGCAGCAAGAACGCGACGCGCAACTACGAGCTGGACCGGACCCTGCAGCACACCCGGCAGCCGGCCGGCCGCATCAAGCGCGTGTCGGTGGCGGTGCTGGTGGACAACGTGCCGCGCGCTGGCGCCAACGGCAAGGTTGCGCCGCAGCCGCTGTCGGCGGCCGAACTGACCAGGGTCGAGGCACTGGTCAAGCAGGCCGTCGGTTTCAGTGCCGAGCGCGGCGACACCGTGTCGGTGATGAATGCCCCGTTCGTGCGTGACACCACGCCGGTGGAGGGCCCAGCCTGGTGGGAACTGCCGTGGGTGCACGATGCGGGCCGCATGCTGCTGGGTGCGCTGGTGGTGATGGCGTTGCTGTTCGGCGTGCTGCGCCCGGCACTGCGCGGTATCACCGGGCAGAACCGCAAGAACGAAGAACTGGCGCTGGAGCCGCACACCGCGGACGTGCAGCTGGTCGATGACGATGGCACCCCGCTGCCGGCGCTCGGCGCCGACCGGGCAAGCCTGGGCGGGCCGGAAGCGCTTGCCCTGCCGGTGGATTCTTATGAGGAACGATTGCGGATGGCCCGTGAAGCCGTGAAGACCGACTCCAAGCGCGTGGCCCAGGTGGTCAAGGGCTGGGTGGCCAATGACTGA
- a CDS encoding response regulator transcription factor codes for MNKLTVLLVDDHEGFINAAMRHFRKIDWLQIVGSAGNGLEAIERSESLRPQVVLMDLAMPEMGGLQATRLIKSQDDAPYIVIASHFDDVEHREHALRAGADNFVSKLSYIQEVMPILEGLREDRS; via the coding sequence ATGAACAAGCTCACAGTTCTGCTGGTCGATGACCACGAGGGCTTCATCAACGCGGCGATGCGCCACTTCCGCAAGATCGACTGGCTGCAGATCGTCGGCAGCGCCGGCAACGGCCTGGAAGCGATCGAGCGCTCGGAGAGCCTGCGCCCGCAGGTGGTGCTGATGGATCTGGCGATGCCGGAAATGGGTGGCCTGCAGGCCACGCGCCTGATCAAGTCGCAGGATGATGCACCGTACATCGTGATCGCCAGCCACTTCGATGACGTCGAGCATCGCGAGCACGCACTGCGCGCCGGTGCCGACAACTTCGTCAGCAAGCTGTCCTACATCCAGGAAGTCATGCCGATCCTGGAAGGCCTCAGGGAGGATCGGTCGTGA
- a CDS encoding response regulator, with product MRVLIVDDHTLVRAGLARLLQGFADVQLVAEASNAEQALQMALLHAPDVVLMDLSLPGRTGLEALSDIRLRAPGTRIVMMTMHDDAAHVRDALDRGAVGFVVKDAAPQELELALRAAHAGQVFLSPQISAKMLAPMLGREKPTGIAALSPRQREILRRIGKGESNKEIAADLGISVKTVETHRARMMESLGCRRANDLLLLAARHQHELE from the coding sequence GTGCGAGTTCTCATCGTCGACGATCACACCCTGGTTCGCGCCGGCTTGGCGCGGCTGCTGCAGGGGTTTGCCGACGTGCAGCTCGTCGCCGAGGCCAGCAATGCCGAACAGGCACTGCAGATGGCCCTGCTGCACGCCCCGGACGTGGTGTTGATGGACCTGTCGCTGCCCGGCCGTACCGGTCTGGAAGCGCTGAGCGACATCCGCCTGCGTGCACCCGGCACGCGCATCGTGATGATGACCATGCACGACGACGCCGCCCATGTGCGCGATGCACTCGATCGAGGTGCCGTCGGTTTCGTGGTGAAGGATGCCGCGCCGCAGGAACTGGAGCTGGCGCTGCGTGCCGCGCATGCCGGCCAGGTATTTTTGAGCCCGCAGATCTCAGCCAAGATGCTGGCGCCGATGCTCGGACGCGAAAAACCGACCGGTATTGCCGCACTGTCGCCACGCCAGCGCGAGATCCTTCGCCGCATCGGCAAGGGTGAGAGCAACAAGGAAATCGCCGCCGACCTTGGCATCAGCGTCAAGACGGTGGAAACCCATCGCGCGCGCATGATGGAGTCACTGGGCTGCCGTCGCGCCAACGATCTGTTGCTGCTGGCGGCACGCCACCAGCACGAGCTGGAATGA
- the fliD gene encoding flagellar filament capping protein FliD, producing the protein MADFGYGGIGSGLDISSIVNQLVAADRKPADNALNLQQSKTKMQLSSLGTVTSAFDKLKTALTALKATTAFDTRTVTASGKAQPGNTEDVLTASVALYDLGISKAAAANGTHKIEVKNLASAHKLIADTSVPKTDTFGAGTLTLTVGVGDKAKTMNVQVEEGDTLTTVRNKIDAAGRKEGVQATLISSGDNQYLSIAQEKTGAASAIKLEYAGSDPKLGALVGSLKENSPAKDALLTIDGVEVVSASNTVTDAVPGLTLNLKVPGLSTVTISTDTTAATKVMQEFVTAYNAAIAAINTETKYDAKTKEAAALTGDAQMRGAIAQLRSTMSGVLKDLAGDQLDAKALGLQTRGYPNADGTLVLDSTKFAAALAAQPEKIRQAVTGDTGGAGRLYSLVDGYVSTTVGKEGAFVARTKGLNTTLDNIDKRRKDLDARMVGVEARYKKQFVALDSLMGKLQQSNTALQQQLAQLNR; encoded by the coding sequence GTGGCAGACTTTGGATACGGTGGCATTGGCTCAGGGCTGGACATCTCCAGCATCGTCAACCAGCTGGTCGCAGCGGACCGCAAGCCGGCCGACAATGCGCTGAACCTGCAGCAGTCCAAGACCAAGATGCAGCTGTCGTCGCTCGGCACGGTCACCTCGGCCTTCGACAAGCTGAAGACCGCCCTGACCGCATTGAAGGCCACCACCGCCTTCGACACCCGCACCGTGACCGCCTCCGGCAAGGCACAGCCAGGCAATACCGAGGATGTGCTGACGGCATCGGTGGCGCTGTACGACCTTGGCATCAGCAAGGCGGCCGCAGCCAACGGTACCCACAAGATCGAGGTGAAGAACCTGGCGTCGGCGCACAAACTGATCGCCGACACGTCGGTGCCCAAGACCGATACCTTCGGTGCCGGAACCTTGACGCTGACCGTCGGCGTGGGCGACAAGGCCAAGACGATGAACGTGCAGGTGGAGGAAGGCGACACGCTTACCACCGTCCGCAACAAGATCGACGCCGCCGGACGCAAGGAAGGCGTGCAGGCCACGCTGATCAGCTCCGGCGACAACCAGTACCTGTCCATCGCCCAGGAAAAGACCGGCGCGGCCAGCGCGATCAAGCTGGAATACGCCGGCAGCGATCCGAAGTTGGGCGCGCTGGTCGGCAGCCTGAAGGAAAACAGCCCAGCCAAGGATGCGCTGCTGACCATCGACGGCGTGGAAGTGGTAAGCGCCAGCAACACCGTGACCGACGCGGTGCCGGGCCTGACCCTGAACCTGAAGGTGCCGGGCCTGAGCACCGTCACCATCAGCACCGACACCACCGCCGCAACCAAGGTGATGCAGGAGTTCGTGACCGCCTACAACGCGGCCATCGCGGCAATCAACACCGAAACCAAGTACGACGCGAAGACCAAGGAAGCCGCCGCACTGACCGGCGATGCGCAGATGCGGGGTGCGATCGCACAGCTGCGCTCGACGATGTCCGGCGTGCTCAAGGACCTGGCGGGCGACCAGCTGGACGCCAAGGCACTGGGCCTGCAGACCCGCGGCTACCCCAACGCCGATGGCACACTGGTGCTGGACAGCACCAAGTTCGCCGCCGCCCTCGCCGCCCAGCCAGAGAAGATCCGCCAAGCGGTCACCGGCGATACCGGTGGTGCCGGCCGGCTGTATTCACTGGTGGACGGCTACGTCAGCACCACGGTTGGCAAGGAAGGCGCCTTCGTTGCGCGCACCAAGGGACTGAACACCACGCTGGACAACATCGACAAGCGCCGCAAGGACCTGGACGCGCGCATGGTCGGCGTCGAGGCCCGTTACAAGAAGCAGTTCGTGGCATTGGACAGCCTGATGGGCAAGCTGCAGCAGAGCAACACCGCGCTGCAGCAGCAGCTGGCTCAGTTGAACCGCTGA
- the fliS gene encoding flagellar export chaperone FliS — protein MYGSSRQYAEQYRQVGVTSAVADADPHKLVALLLSGALERVRRAQATLEQGDQAGKGKAIGEACAIVAHLNGSLDHEAGGEIAGNLSALYDYLLQRLTEANLHNDRAALDESLQLLGEIDGAWNAIPYEQRRPAAVAP, from the coding sequence ATGTACGGTTCCAGCCGTCAGTACGCCGAGCAATACCGCCAGGTGGGTGTGACCAGTGCGGTCGCCGATGCCGATCCGCACAAACTGGTGGCGCTGCTGCTGTCCGGCGCACTGGAGCGCGTGCGTCGTGCACAGGCCACCCTCGAACAAGGCGACCAGGCCGGCAAGGGCAAGGCGATTGGCGAAGCATGCGCGATCGTCGCCCACCTCAATGGCTCGCTGGACCATGAAGCCGGTGGCGAGATCGCCGGCAACCTCTCAGCGTTGTACGACTACCTGCTGCAGCGCCTGACCGAAGCCAACCTGCACAACGACCGCGCTGCACTGGACGAATCGCTGCAGCTGCTGGGCGAGATCGACGGTGCCTGGAATGCCATCCCGTACGAGCAGCGCCGTCCTGCGGCGGTGGCGCCATGA
- a CDS encoding flagellin — translation MAQVINTNTMSLNAQRNLSTSGSSLATTIQRLSSGSRINSAKDDAAGLAISERFGTQIRGTDVAIRNANDGISLAQVAEGSLTEIGNNLQRVRELSVQASNATNSASDRKALQAEVTQLVSEIDRVAKQSDFNGTKLLDGSFSSQLFQVGANAGQAIAIDKTIDAKANALGGAQFDAVTFTVAAPADGATGLKVAGMTITNASGAAVAIDGIDVAAQGGADGTKTQDAATKAMVAAINAKIGETGVLAEIDTAGGGKINLSSVKDSVDKNGAFLGIAVETGTWTGAAGPADITASTTAAAKSFADKIDVSTVKGAQQAMEVVDKALGAINNTRADLGAIQNRFTSVVANLQTSSENLSASRSRIKDTDFAKETAELTRTQILQQAGTAMLAQANQVPQGVLSLLR, via the coding sequence ATGGCACAAGTCATCAACACCAACACCATGTCCCTGAATGCTCAGCGCAACCTGAGCACCAGCGGCAGCTCGCTCGCTACCACCATCCAGCGCCTGTCCTCCGGTTCGCGCATCAACAGCGCCAAGGACGATGCGGCCGGCCTGGCGATCTCCGAGCGCTTCGGCACCCAGATCCGCGGCACCGACGTCGCGATCCGCAACGCCAACGACGGCATTTCGCTGGCCCAGGTCGCCGAAGGTTCGCTGACTGAAATCGGCAACAACCTGCAGCGCGTCCGCGAGCTGTCGGTGCAGGCTTCCAACGCCACCAACTCGGCGAGCGACCGCAAGGCGCTGCAGGCCGAAGTCACCCAGCTGGTCTCGGAAATCGACCGCGTCGCCAAGCAGTCGGACTTCAACGGCACCAAGCTGCTGGATGGTTCGTTCTCCAGCCAGCTGTTCCAGGTCGGCGCCAATGCGGGCCAGGCCATCGCCATCGACAAGACCATCGATGCCAAAGCCAACGCCCTGGGCGGCGCGCAGTTCGATGCCGTGACCTTCACCGTGGCCGCTCCGGCTGACGGTGCGACCGGCCTGAAGGTTGCCGGCATGACCATCACCAACGCCTCTGGCGCTGCGGTGGCCATCGATGGCATCGATGTCGCTGCCCAGGGCGGTGCCGACGGCACCAAGACCCAGGACGCGGCCACCAAGGCCATGGTCGCGGCCATCAACGCCAAGATCGGCGAGACCGGCGTGCTGGCCGAGATCGACACCGCCGGCGGCGGCAAGATCAACCTGAGCTCGGTCAAGGACAGCGTCGACAAGAATGGCGCCTTCCTCGGCATCGCCGTGGAAACCGGCACCTGGACCGGCGCCGCCGGACCGGCCGACATCACTGCCAGCACCACCGCAGCAGCCAAGAGCTTTGCCGACAAGATCGACGTGTCCACCGTGAAGGGTGCGCAGCAGGCAATGGAAGTGGTCGACAAGGCCCTGGGTGCGATCAATAACACCCGCGCCGACCTCGGTGCGATCCAGAACCGCTTCACCTCGGTCGTGGCGAACCTGCAGACCTCGTCGGAAAACCTGTCGGCGTCGCGCAGCCGCATCAAGGACACCGACTTCGCCAAGGAAACCGCTGAGCTGACCCGCACCCAGATCCTGCAGCAGGCCGGTACGGCCATGCTGGCCCAGGCCAACCAGGTGCCGCAGGGCGTGCTCAGCCTGCTGCGCTGA
- a CDS encoding PilZ domain-containing protein gives MTVLPTTSLHHPAESELFDETLSCELALPAEFQAGSAVGRTSSAEGLLRSLALVEDSRIDEHEERSDASLQLQRLEAKVDLTMVLLGRLIRQQGQQPTLRPVRWSRRGIRLQLGPRSGSTPGQAGVVRLQPSDWLPDHIDLPVEVIAEAADGGGGHYLWLRFHRLGDGLEMAMERHLFRLHRRQVAEARRAR, from the coding sequence ATGACCGTGCTGCCGACCACGTCCCTGCATCACCCGGCTGAAAGCGAGCTGTTCGACGAAACGCTCAGCTGCGAACTGGCCCTGCCCGCCGAGTTCCAGGCCGGCAGTGCAGTGGGCCGGACCAGCAGTGCCGAAGGCCTGCTGCGCAGCCTGGCGCTGGTCGAAGACAGCCGCATCGACGAACACGAAGAGCGCAGCGACGCAAGCCTGCAGCTGCAACGCCTGGAAGCCAAGGTGGACCTGACCATGGTCCTGCTCGGGCGCCTGATCCGCCAGCAGGGCCAGCAGCCAACGCTGCGTCCGGTGCGCTGGTCGCGCCGCGGCATCCGCCTGCAGCTGGGCCCACGCAGCGGCAGCACGCCCGGCCAGGCCGGCGTGGTACGCCTGCAACCCAGCGACTGGCTGCCCGACCATATCGACCTGCCGGTGGAAGTCATCGCCGAAGCAGCCGATGGCGGCGGTGGCCACTACCTGTGGCTGCGCTTCCATCGCCTTGGCGATGGCCTGGAGATGGCGATGGAACGGCATCTGTTCCGGTTGCATCGGCGGCAGGTGGCCGAGGCCCGCCGCGCACGCTGA
- the fliE gene encoding flagellar hook-basal body complex protein FliE, which translates to MSHSVTSILSQIRSYQTQVGQPALNPLAEAPRSNALPGTVLDAPQVQPASFTETLRGAIAGVNDAQQKSGALAKAFELGEPGADLAKVMVASQQSQIAFRATVEVRNRLVQAYQDVMNMPL; encoded by the coding sequence ATGTCCCACTCCGTCACTTCGATCCTTTCCCAGATCCGCTCCTACCAGACCCAGGTAGGACAGCCCGCGCTCAACCCGCTGGCCGAAGCGCCGCGTAGCAATGCCCTGCCGGGCACGGTGCTGGATGCGCCGCAGGTCCAGCCTGCCAGCTTCACCGAAACCCTGCGCGGCGCCATCGCCGGCGTCAACGACGCGCAACAGAAATCCGGCGCGCTGGCCAAGGCCTTCGAACTGGGTGAACCCGGTGCCGACCTGGCCAAGGTGATGGTCGCCTCGCAGCAGTCCCAGATCGCCTTCCGCGCCACCGTGGAAGTCCGTAACCGTCTCGTCCAGGCTTACCAGGACGTGATGAACATGCCGCTGTAA